From Oenanthe melanoleuca isolate GR-GAL-2019-014 chromosome 4, OMel1.0, whole genome shotgun sequence:
CCAAGAAAGCATTTATGGCTGATAATACTGTAAGAGATTAAACAGCTGCTCCCAAAATCTCTTCTTCCCTTACCTCTAAGTAGTCTATACGTCCCAAGGCTGCTAAAAACAAGACCATTCCTGGCTTGAGAATGAAGGTCCGTGGAACAATTGCATGTGATGGCAAAACCAGCTTTACTTCCTTCTCTGTTAGGAGATTCAAAACCTGCAAAATAAATTGTCATAACTCATTCCAGATGTTCCAATGGGAACAACAAAGTTAGCATTGGCATTATATTGATAAAGGAAAAAGACCAAGTAAAGCAATGTCAAGAATATCTGACACAACAGTTCAATTCTGGTTGACATAGTCAGCGAGACACAGGAAGATCCTCCTCTGCCAAAATCTGCCACAGACAATCTGCCTGTCCTTCACTCAGATTGAACACTGACTGCATTTGATCTGAAACTTTgatcagaagcagcagcaactTTTTCTGGATGCAGGAAGTATTTTCCATATGTATTCAACTCCAGAAGAAGGGAAGAGCACACACAATCTCAAGTTACCAAACCAGATCTCTAAGCTGATACCAGTCTTTACACTGGCCATCAGAGACCTAAGTGCAGGTTAGTAAAGCAGGTTATGGTCTGACAAATACATCACTAAAAAACCAGGAGTCTTCTAGTGTTCATGAAAGCAGCATCTGCACACGATCTGTGAAGTCCCAGCACAGTCCTTGCACTTCATTCTCTTCAGAACCTGCCTGTCTCCTTGTACTATTTAATCTTCCCCAAAAGATGACCTGCAGTTCTGCATGGCTATTAAAAAGACCAAAATTCAAATCATGCCTCTTTTGGACATGTGCACTTTGTCAGCACTGGCTTCAGTAGGGCATTGCTCTACTGACATACTGGAGCCAGTAGGAGCAACACTGTAGATCCTCCTAGTTTCAGGAGAATGCTTTCCCTAAGATGTGGTTTGGTCATAAAACTCTGGTTATCCTCCTAAGCTCCACCTTTTCCCATAGGCTGGGAGAACTAAAGAAGTGCCAGCTTCATTGGGTGATGCTGGTGTGAACTTGCTAAGAACAGTCTTACTTCCCTTTCTTCAGAGCTTGTGGAAGCTTGGTGATGCAGTCCCCCTTTGCAAAGCTGGCAGTAAGTATTGAACTATTCAGAAATGCAACAGCATGAACTCCTCCCAAGTAAATACAAACCTTATCTTAACACAATTCCCAAACTAAGAGAATCCTAATGCCAGGACTACAGCAGAAACACCCTCCCACAGGCACAGCTAAGGCAGAACACCCCTCCCACACCCTGCCACCCTGAGACACAGCACCACAGAGTACCTACACAGTCTTCCTTTACAATTCCTGGAGTGTCAAAACACCACCGAGCATCCTTCACTTCATTGTGAGTGAACTCCTCCCTTTCCTCATGCTTCTTAGGGGGATCTCTAGGATCTTCATCCATGCTGTAGGAGAGCAGGTCAGGGTCAAAGTCAATCTCAGTGCTAGAATCCTGCTGTTGAAATGTTCTTCCAACTCTTCCTGGATTCAAATGAAAGGTTTTCCTGGTAATTTACTTATTAGCTTGCTTTCTTTCAATTAAACATCTGCCACTTTGATGGCTTAAAAGAGATGCACATCATTAATATAAAGGGGATAAAGACAGTATGTGGCTAGAAATGTGTATGTTCAAAAGCCAAAATGATAAGAAATCCCTTCTATAAGTCTTGCTTAGCACTCCTcatgccccaaaatcccagcagggTCCAGATCACAGACACTTTGTTATTTCCAATTAAATGTAAAACAGGCTGCCTTCTTTTTTCAGTGCCTCAGACTGCCAAACACAGAATCACCTGAAAAACTGAGCTATCTTCTGGTAAACCCCTATTTTGAATACATATTAAATTGATGTACAGCCTCTGTAGCCTGCAGCCCAAATGcagttatttaaaattaattttctttatttgggaACAAGAGATGACCCATATTGTGATATCTTTGCAAATTACTAAGCTATCAGAATTTGCCACCCTCATTCAGACAGGAGATGCATTGCACAGAGGAACCCTTTGCTACTACAGCAGCTGACAGGTATTCAAAAGTACTAATGATGCTGTTTATGGAGGAGATAGAGGTCTTACCCCCATTAATCTGGGAACAAACAGTGCTCAAAACAACTCAACCTTTGTGTAATGCAGGGTTTTTATCAGGGGCAGAAAGGTAACATCTTTACTCACCCACTAGGTAACCTTGCTTTTTAAGTTGATTaagatactttttttcttcagtgcttaGTTGATCTTCTGTTTTTGTTGCCTCTTCTTTTAGTCTCTCCTGCCTTCGGAATATCCTGTCACACGTAGGGTTAATAATTGGAAATTTCAACAGGTTCAAAGTTGTTCCTggaaaaacaagcagaaggCACTTTCGAGTCTCTGACTACCTGCTACATTTCAGCTCTGAGGAACAAGATTACAAAAAACTGCTTCTCTAATTCTTTGGTGAAACCCAGTAACACAAAGTCAGAACTGGAAATACAGCTGCTCCCATAAAGTACTAGCCTCCCCACTTGGGGAGGCAAAAACAAGCTGACCACCTGCTTAAGACCTGTTCTCACTTATAGTGTGAATAAAAGGGTCTCAAAGCTGAGTGCTTGCCCAGACAAGTCTCAACATTGAATCCATCCTCTCCCTAGGTAGTCCATTGCAATGTCCAGTCACCCTTCTGATGAAGAAATTCCTGCTAAGGTCTAACCTAAAGCTGCCCTGGTGCATGCTAAAGCTATGTCCCCTTCTCCTGTCACTGGCTGCCTTGGAGAAAAGACTGActcccacctggctacaactTCTTTTGGGTAGATgcagagagtgataaggtctcccaAACCCCCCTTTCTCTGGGTTAAACACTTCAGCCACCCCTCGCAGGTGACAATTtgaagcacagcacagctctggagcttGCTGCCCACTACGGAGGTGCTCAGGGTGGCAGATGTCACTTTGCTGACGGGTTCTCCTGCCGCAGGGGTGGCCAAGAGCAGTCCAGAGACCCACTGCGCACCCTACATCCCCCATACAAAGAGCCAAGCAGTGCCCTGACCTGGCCACGGGGACACGGTGGCCCTGTCGACGATGTCGGGGGCGCGGGACTTGCAGTAGTCGGAGCGCAGCAGGGTGTTGAAGAGCGTGGACTTGCCGGAGTTGGTGGCGCCCAGCAGGTAGACGTCGCCGGCAGACTTCCAGGAGCGCTGCAGCCGGCTGACCAGCCCCTCCACGCCGTAGCCGGTCTTGGCGCTCACCAGGCGGATGTCCACCAGCGCGGctccccgcagcccggcccgggcgCAGGCCGCCGCCACCCGCTGCCGCAGCCGCCCCAGGTGCCCGCGGCAGTCTGCGGGCAGCAGGTCCACCTTGTTGCCCACCACCAGCACGCCCGCGGCGGGCACGTCGGGGCCCAGCAGCGCGGGCAGCTGCGGCAGCACGGGGTCGGGCAGCTCGGTCACGTCCAGCACGTAGAGCAGCAGCGGCCCGCGGCCGtggcgcggcgggcggcgcaGGGCGGCGCTCAGCACGCGGCGGTGCTCGGCGGGCGGCAGCCGCAGCCGCAGCGCGCTGCCGTGGTGCGCCAGCGCCCAGCACCGCTGGCACACGGCGCCGCGCAGCCCCGCCGGGCCCTCGCTCAGCAGGCTGCGGTACTTCTCGGCCGGCACGAAGCCCGGCGCGCCGCCGTCCCCGCACTGCAGCTCGGCCCCGCAGCCCGAGCAGCTCACGCCGCTCGGCGGCACCGACGGGTCGGACGCGCTCGGCactgccgccgccgccgccgccgcgccccgcgcccgccgctcccgccgcggcTTCAGCTCCCGCTGCCGgcgcagcgccgccgccgccgccgctctcTCAGCCGGCTCCGGCTCGTACTCGAGGAAGACGAAGCGCTCCTGCTCctcgccgccgcccgccgccgccccgcaccgccgcagcggggcgcggggccgggccaggCGGGCCAGGAGCGCGGTGCCCAGGCGGAGCATGGCGGGCCCGCAGGGACATCCGCCGCCTGACGTCATCCAGCGCGCGGGCGCCGCGGGAGTGACGTCACCCAGCGCGCTGGCGCCTGGCTGGAGACGCGGGCGTGACGTCGCGGGTAGCGCAGGCGCAGTCCCGCCGCCGTGGGCCCGCGCTCGGCCGCGCTCCCTCTCGCCCCTCGCCCCTCGCTCGCCCGGCCGCCGCCCGCGGCCCCTCCCGCCGCCACCATGTACGACGCGGACGAAGGTGAGGGGtttcccctttattttcttctcgCCTTTTCCTCCCGCGGGAGCCGGGGGATGGGCGGGATGCGGTGAGATCTGCCGGGGTGCGAGGAATGGGCGGGATACAGTGGGATCTGCCCCGGGAGCCTAACTCACACGTTGTGCTTCCCCGCAGATATGCAATATGATGAAGACGATGATGAAATCACCCCCGACCTGTGGCAGGAGGCCTGCTGGATTGTTATTAGGTGACCTGCTAAAACTCGCTGTCCTTGTCCCTTCCACACCCGTGCTCTGGGTATTGCAGGTGACACCCAGCAGGGCTTGCCTGTGCTAAACTGTGCTGCAGCACGTTCCGAGCAGGAGGGCTCTTAGCAGAAACAAAGGGATATCGGCAGCGATTAAGAAGCTCTGCTGACCCCCAGCACCCGCTTTTATCAGTAAAGAAAGAGGTGGTTTTGGTTCCATATCAAGCACGTGGTTTTGCTCAGTAGTCCCACAGCTGATGCTGGCATTACAAAGTCAGTTCGTGGTTATTTTCACCATTTTGGTGGTGATGGTTTTTTCTAGCAAAACATGAGCATCCAGGACCTGCTAACAGAGGGGAACCAAGCTAAAACTTCTGAGTACTATTACTTGGATTTGGGGGCATGCTCCTAGTTTACTGCTGCTTGGAAAATTAGTTAAAGCAGAGTATTATTGAAAACTTGAGCTGAAGCTGCTTTCAGTGAGGTTTGTCATCATGTTTCTCTTCCACTTTAAGGGAAATTTAAGGCACTGACTGTGTATGCAGTCATGGCTTAGCCAAGAGGTGGCAGCAGGTCTGTCACTCCAAAGTGTCTGTGTGTtcaggcagggagggaattGTTAAACATTTGTGAGGAGCAACTCATGCCTTGAGTTAAGTGAATGTGTTTGATTCAGCACTATATTTCATCACTTCTGGAGTTTTGATAATAAATATCTTAAGTTTGTTGATGTGTGAAGTACATTaattaaattaagattttttattaacctttttttttagcTCCTATTTTGATGAAAAGGGTTTAGTCAGGCAACAGCTGGATTCCTTTGACGAGTTTATTCAGATGTCTGTGCAGAGAATTGTTGAAGATGCTCCACCAATTGATTTACAAGCTGAAGCCCAGCATGCCTCAGGAGAAGTGGAAGAGCCAGTAAGTGGAGAACCTTGGCAGcaattacatatttttacaATGCAGAATCATTTTACATTATTCAACCCCTGTCCCGCAGTTTGAGTTCAGAAGTGACCAAGAACAAGTGGCTGGTGCAGCTCATATTGGCAGTTCCtgtgcacagctgcacagacagAGATATAGTAGAGTAGGTCATGTAGCCTAGAGCAAGCTGTGTTTTGGtgagattttgatttttcagaaggTTTACCATGGGAAGAAAGGTTTATGGCTAAAAGCTTCTCTCTTAGCTTTGACTGAAATTAGGTTCAAGTTAGGTCCAGGTTTTCAAGTGGTGCTGTGTTCATCTTCTTCCATTGGCACCACATTCTGAAAAGGACACATTGTCTCAAATCTGCACCCTATTATAGCTCCTCTACAATGAGTATGCACCTTCTGCAGTGGCTCTGGTGCTTTTCAAGGTGTCCCTTGTGTAGTCTGATCCCTGTTCCATAAGTACAAATGGTGATGAGCCATTGCCTTGCTGTCATCACTGCCTTGATGCTTCCCTCTAGAGATTTAAAGGAACTTTAGGACACCAGAGCATTGAATTTGTTACATGGTTTTCCTgttcctttgcattttttggCAGGCAAACAACTATCCTGTAGAGAATAGCTGAGATGTCTTTTCTTCATAAACATTTAACCCACTAATTCTTATTATTTCCTCTGTTATTCTGTGTATAATATGGCACAATTTTCTACTTGTGCAGTTCTGCAGCTGATATTTTTGCTGTGCCTGGTCACAATTCAGGTCATAAGCATGGTTTGTGCTGGGCTTCTTTTTGCCCAAAAGCAGTATCTTAACTTCTCGAATCACAGAGGTTAGTGTCTTATTCTCATTTATTAAATGCAAGTATTTAGGAATAGGTTTAGAGGTGAAAAAACGTGCTTTTCCCTTCAGAGTCACTTGCAAGCAATCTCACCACATTTGAAGATGCTGGACTAATTTAAGGAAACTGTGTATATTGggaaaaacttgatttttttgtttctgtctccCTCTGCTTCTCAGTCCCTAATTTTGAAGGCAGTTTAGAGCACATGATGGGGTTTAGCAACAATGCTCATAGATAAGAACGATGGTAAACATATTCTCCTTAAGATTGCTTTCATGAGAACTTGGGAAATGGTACTACATGTGGCTGTTGCTGCAAATCCAGGAAAAGGTATTTCTTCATGTAAGGATTGATAATTTTTTTGACCTACAAAACGTTTGCCAACAAGGATATGCCACCTCCTAATGTAGGAAgtttttgtgcattttaaaaatcgGACTGTTTTCCAAAACTCAAGTCTTACTTTGTTTACTTGTCCTATAGAATTTTCCTAGGAACCAGTGTTACCCAGCTTGCTGTGGTTGCTAATAGAagagatgtttcttccattacAAGTAAATATATTCTTGTTTTCCAGCCCCGGTATCTGTTGAAGTTTGAACAGATCTATCTCTCCAAACCTACACATTGGGAAAGAGATGGAGCACCATCACCTATGATGCCAAATGAAGCCAGACTGAGAAACCTTACGTAAGAGCCAGTTCTGTGGTGGATAAACACAAGGAATAACTGCCTCTGCCTTATTAATACATAGCCTTAGTAGTAGTAGTGctttgaaaatataataattacTGCTTTGTTTAAACTTCCCACATCTAGTTGTTAATTCAGATGGTGGTTGATGATTTGGTAATAATGCTTAATGCAGCTGTGAGTGCTTGAATAACTGCCTTCATTACTAGGGCTGTACAAAAAGGTAGTAACTGACAGATAATACAGTGGTGTTTTTATTCTGTAGGTATTCTGCCCCCTTGTATGTGGATATAACTAAAACAGTTATTAAGGAAGGGGAGGACCAATTGCAGACCCAACATCAGAAAACCTTTATAGGAAAAATTCCTATCATGTTGCGTTCCACGTACTGTTTGCTGAATGGCTTAACTGACCGTGATCTTTGTGAGCTGAATGAGTGCCCACTTGATCCTGGTGGTTACTTCATCATTAATGGATCAGAAAAGGTAAGGGATATACTTTACACAGCCATCTTTACAGACATAGGAAGTTCTGTTACTTGTATCTTCAGCTCTTCCCTTCTTCAGTTTTGGGAactgctttgtgttttgtgaaCTGTTTGCCAGTAAGTGCTctagatatttttaattctttttccagCATTGCAGAGCAGCATGCAGTCTGAAATGAAGCAGTTCCTCACTCAGAGTGTCCTTCAGCTTGTTCACAGCCATATAGATGCATTTTGTTTCAAGAATAGGTTCTTCCCTCCATTGCTGTggaaacagcttcagaaaatCATATCCACACCCTGTTAGTGCATCACCAGTGAAACTGACAGAATTTTCTAACTGATAACCTGGGCAAACACAGCAAAGTAATtagaattttatatttcttcttgggggaagaaaaaaatttggctTTGATTGTTGAGCTGGCATTTAAATTTGCCTGCATTGGCCTTGGAAAAACAGATagtgaaatgctttttttatcAGTGTGTGAAATGTcttggcacagccagcaggtgTGGTAAGTAATAACAGACAACAGTGTTCCCTGAGTCTCTTGTTTTGGCTATTCCATCTTAACTAGCTGTGTactttatttaaatgtttatttttaaaatacagagtttAGCCAGTTGACTTCATGCTGTGCAGTGCTCTGAAGTTAAGGCACCTGAAGAAATAGTAGAAACAGTGTGAGTGTTGTTTTCAGTATTCTCTTTTGCTAGCTATTTACTGGTGCTCTTGTTTCTAACACAGGTTCTGATTGCTCAGGAGAAAATGGCTACAAACACAGTGTATGTGTTTGCAAAGAAAGATTCAAAATATGCCTACACAGGAGAGTGTAGATCTTGTCTGGAAAATTCCTCTCGACCAACAAGTACTATATGGGTCAGCATGCTGGCCAGAGGTGGACAGGTATGCCTAGGCAGTAATAAACCCAGAGATTAATTTAGGAGTTTTGTTACTGTCCTTTCTCTTTGTGTCatttgcttttgggtttttgaGAATAAATTTCTTCTGATGCTAAGGTGCAAAGAAGATAAAAGTAtatgaaaattcctttttcatgTGTTATGCCTGTGTCTATGATAAATAATTTGAGTATTGAAATGCAGACTGAATTTGTGCAGATTTTAGGGCAaggctaaaaataattttaaaattactgtacATGAGTTGTTAGAAAATTCAGACAAGCTGCGTCCTGTGTTTTTACTAAGAATAGAGGAGCAGGAACCCTCTCTTTGCTGATGGCCAAGCTAGTGTTGAGATGTATTTTGAAGACCACGTGTTAATTCATATTTAACATGTAATTGTGCCACCTGTGAGGGAAATAAGTGCTACTTGTAATTTCTAAACCAAAAGATGTCAGTGCTCATTTAGTATTACACTGATTTTGAAATTTTCCAAGAGCAACTTAAATAGAAGCTTTACAGTATCCTCACTCCTGATGTCTGAGGCACTCCTAATTTCctctgcatcccacagcatttccttctggagagggagagcagctACTTGAACAATCACTTGCACAGTGGGTTAGAAAAGCTGAGTTTAAGCCTGACAGAAGGAACACTGAAGGTGGATAGGGTTGCTCTTGGCACTGAAGGAGAGAAATTATGCATATGATGTATGAGTAGTATTTATATTCTTTTGTATCAGCAAAAACCTTACAAGTTTTCACAGACTTCTAAAgcttgaaatgtttttaaaacaaaaattcattGCTGGAGTAAGGTTGCAGAGTAGCTCCTTAGCTGGCCTGCTGAGAAGCCGTGCTTTCCTGTGGTGCTTGAATATGCTTGTGTTGTGTCATGCAAATCCAGAGAAAAGCTTTCACTTAAAGGCAGGATGATTTTAGAGACTTCTGTGGAAAGGCAAGATGATTTAAGCCTGACCTGTGCTTTCCCCATCTTTGCAGGGTGCCAAGAAGAGTGCCATTGGTCAGCGCATTGTAGCAACTCTGCCATATATCAAACAAGAGGTCCCCATCATCATTGTCTTCCGTGCACTCGGCTTTGTGTCCGACAGGGACATTCTAGAGCACATCATTTATGATTTTGAAGACCCAGAAATGATGGAAATggtaatatatatattaaattgTTTCATGTTCTCGTGTTTGGTGGTGTGTTGGTGCAGTTAGTCATCACTTGAGGTGTTGTTCATTTTCCAGATATAATTTGCTTACTATTTTTGTGGGTTCTGTATTAGAAATGTTGAAAATTCTCTGCTTGAATCTATTCTAATGAATGCATTAAGGGGACAGAGCACAGTGGAAGTTTTTAAGAGTTAAGATGTATTTGGAGAATTATGGATCTTCTCCTGCTGTTATTGACTTTAATTGTAAAATCTTGATTATTCCTGAAACAGCATCAGGAGTGAACTTGAATGAGAACtattttctgaagttaaaaactatttttgtgtTCTTCCTGCATGCTTCATTGCTGTTTTCTAGTGCCAGAAAGACCTGGATCAATAATTAGCAGATCCTGAAAAGAATCATAAACAAGCTACTGTGTGGTTTCCTTCGGTCTCAACAGGCACTGGTTGCTACAGGattttggtgtatttttgtGCTTTAGGTCAAACCTTCTCTGGATGAAGCATTTGTCATTCAGGAGCAAAATGTTGCCCTAAACTTCATTGGCTCAAGAGGTGCCAAGCCAGGTGTCAccaaagaaaagagaatcaAGTATGCCAAAGAAGTcttgcagaaagaaatgctCCCACATGTTGGTGTCAGTGACTTCTGTGAAACCAAAAAGGCCTATTTTCTAGGGTATGTCAGAACTCCGTCTCACAGCTGCAAATGGATATTTTTTACTCATGTATATGGTTGGAAAAATGCCTTGAATGGAAGTTTTAACCTCAGTCTTCTGGATACTCTGATAAACCTTGGGGCACTGGTATATttagtgtatatatatatgtatatatgtatatatatatactggTATATATAAGctgagaaaatgcagattttgataaactaggggaaaaaaaggaactaAATGAGTCTTAAACACATTTTGGATCTTAAGTTTAAATATGATGACAGTGCTAAATGACTGTTTGATATGCAGATACATGGATACATCGATCCAGAAATTGATAACTAAGATGTAGATAAATACTGATGTGCTGACTGTAATATAAAACACTCTTTAAAACATTGTCTTGATCACTGCTTATTGATATGCAGATGAACTGTAGCATCAAGAGACATGTGATTTTATACCTGATTGCATGTGCTTAAACAGAGCCCATATTACAGTACAGGACAGAatgatgtaaatattttcttctctgtcctTAGCCTGAATGGTGGGCCATCCACCTCTAATGATGTGCTGAAGAGGTTTATTTTAGGACAGTGATATCCTAAAGATCTAGAATGGACAGCCTTTAGGAAAGAGTTCACTGACTTATCTGTTGAAAACATGTAATCTTTGTTATGAATGTCTGCTGTCAGTTTTAAGCATAAACTGTTATTTGCTTAGGTATATGGTTCATAGACTGttgctggcagcactgggaagaaGAGAGCTGGATGACAGAGATCATTATGGCAACAAAAGACTGGATCTTGCTGGGCCACTCTTGGCTTTCCTGTTCAGAGGGTAACTATCAcatacat
This genomic window contains:
- the NOA1 gene encoding nitric oxide-associated protein 1, encoding MLRLGTALLARLARPRAPLRRCGAAAGGGEEQERFVFLEYEPEPAERAAAAAALRRQRELKPRRERRARGAAAAAAAVPSASDPSVPPSGVSCSGCGAELQCGDGGAPGFVPAEKYRSLLSEGPAGLRGAVCQRCWALAHHGSALRLRLPPAEHRRVLSAALRRPPRHGRGPLLLYVLDVTELPDPVLPQLPALLGPDVPAAGVLVVGNKVDLLPADCRGHLGRLRQRVAAACARAGLRGAALVDIRLVSAKTGYGVEGLVSRLQRSWKSAGDVYLLGATNSGKSTLFNTLLRSDYCKSRAPDIVDRATVSPWPGTTLNLLKFPIINPTCDRIFRRQERLKEEATKTEDQLSTEEKKYLNQLKKQGYLVGRVGRTFQQQDSSTEIDFDPDLLSYSMDEDPRDPPKKHEEREEFTHNEVKDARWCFDTPGIVKEDCVLNLLTEKEVKLVLPSHAIVPRTFILKPGMVLFLAALGRIDYLEGEKPAWFSVLASNLLPVHVTTLSNADALYEKHAGQEFLKVPMGGEERMKEFPPLVPQDITLKGIGTTEAVADIKLSSAGWVAVTAHAEEELLLRAYAPKGTALVVREPPLLPYISAIRGARIPGTPAYRTKKPPSFVENLRATGSR